In Chromobacterium rhizoryzae, one genomic interval encodes:
- the purU gene encoding formyltetrahydrofolate deformylase, translating to MTSDAPSYVLSFACRSASGQVAGFSALLEQQGCYIDELAVFDDARSRRFFVRCVFHPERPDFAPERLADGMARMSGHYQDLQWRLHDRRQRARVLIMVSKLDHCLNDLLYRQKMGDLDMTVAAVVSNHRDLAPIAEAYGLPFHHLPLTPDNKPRQEAALLALMDDSQAELLVLARYMQVLSSAAAAKLAGRAINIHHSFLPGFKGARPYQQAHERGVKLIGATAHYITDDLDEGPIIEQVVERVDHAYSPEQLQAAGRDMECQALARAVRSHLERRVFITERRTVVLR from the coding sequence ATGACCTCAGACGCCCCCTCCTACGTGCTCAGCTTCGCCTGCCGCAGCGCCTCCGGCCAGGTGGCCGGCTTCTCCGCCTTGCTGGAGCAGCAAGGCTGCTATATCGATGAACTGGCGGTATTCGACGACGCCCGCAGCCGGCGCTTCTTCGTGCGCTGCGTCTTCCACCCAGAGCGGCCGGACTTCGCCCCGGAACGGCTGGCCGACGGCATGGCGCGGATGAGCGGCCACTATCAAGACCTGCAATGGCGGCTGCACGACCGGCGCCAACGCGCGCGGGTGCTGATCATGGTGTCCAAACTGGACCACTGCCTGAACGATTTGCTCTATCGCCAGAAGATGGGCGATCTGGACATGACGGTGGCCGCCGTCGTCTCCAATCACCGCGACCTCGCCCCCATCGCCGAAGCCTACGGCCTGCCCTTCCACCATCTGCCGCTCACCCCGGACAACAAGCCGCGCCAGGAAGCCGCGCTGCTGGCGCTGATGGACGACAGCCAGGCGGAACTGCTGGTGCTGGCCCGCTATATGCAGGTGCTCTCCAGCGCCGCCGCCGCAAAACTGGCCGGCCGCGCCATCAATATCCATCACTCCTTCCTGCCCGGCTTCAAGGGGGCGCGGCCGTATCAGCAGGCGCACGAGCGCGGCGTCAAACTGATAGGCGCCACCGCCCACTACATCACCGACGATCTGGACGAAGGCCCGATCATCGAACAAGTGGTGGAACGGGTGGACCACGCCTACAGCCCGGAGCAATTGCAGGCCGCCGGCCGCGACATGGAGTGCCAGGCGCTGGCGCGCGCGGTGCGCAGCCACTTGGAGCGGCGCGTCTTCATCACCGAGCGGCGCACTGTGGTGTTGCGCTGA
- a CDS encoding trimeric intracellular cation channel family protein produces MLTLIYLIAITAEAMTGALAAGRRNMDIFGVTVIAFLTALGGGTVRDIVLGRYPIGWTQHPEYVGLVIAGGLAAVFVARYMKRLSRVFLVLDALGLIAFTIIGCGVAQSMDYHPVVVVMAGMITGIAGGILRDVLCNRVPVVFRQELYASVSFAVALLYLGLIKLGVPHDLNVLASFAVGLAIRLAAIWREWRLPVFMYRHDLH; encoded by the coding sequence ATGCTTACCCTGATCTATCTGATCGCCATCACCGCGGAAGCGATGACCGGCGCGTTGGCGGCCGGCCGCCGCAATATGGACATCTTCGGCGTTACCGTCATCGCCTTCCTCACCGCCCTGGGCGGCGGCACCGTGCGCGACATCGTGCTGGGCCGCTACCCGATAGGCTGGACCCAACACCCGGAATACGTCGGCCTGGTCATCGCCGGCGGCCTGGCCGCCGTGTTCGTGGCCCGCTATATGAAACGCCTCAGCCGCGTGTTCCTGGTGCTGGACGCGCTGGGCCTGATCGCCTTCACCATCATAGGCTGCGGCGTGGCCCAGTCCATGGACTACCACCCGGTGGTGGTGGTGATGGCCGGCATGATCACCGGCATTGCCGGCGGCATCCTGCGCGACGTGCTGTGCAACCGCGTGCCGGTGGTCTTCCGCCAGGAGCTGTACGCCAGCGTCTCCTTCGCCGTGGCCCTGCTCTACCTGGGCCTGATCAAGCTGGGCGTGCCGCATGATCTCAACGTGCTGGCCAGCTTCGCCGTCGGTCTCGCCATCCGTCTGGCCGCCATCTGGCGCGAATGGCGGCTGCCGGTGTTCATGTATCGGCACGACCTGCACTGA
- a CDS encoding DUF3141 domain-containing protein, translated as MWSQTAVWSKLFSSNPVADYWRDACERSILYWDVLHDRGADYLQHVQSGKPPVLVFDYKIILDGRSLPDPANYALAAILPPAGCPATNPALRPFVVIDPRAGHGPGIGGFKMDSEIGIALQQGHPCYFIMFFPQPVPSQTIESVSRAEYVFLGKVRELHPDSDGKPFVIGNCQGGWALAMLASVAPELCGPILLAGTPLSYWAGVTGKYPMRYSGGMLGGTWTASLAGDLGNGKFDGAHLVNNFEKLDPANTLWKKPYNLYAKVDTERERYLGFERWWGGHYLLNKQEMEWISQQLFVGNHLVEGKIVSSDQHRVDMRNIRSPIIVFASWGDNITPPQQALNWIPDLYDNAEDIRDNEQTIIYCLHNKVGHLGIFVSAGIANREHSEFASALDLIDVLAPGLYEAVIEDVAPNTPGQEYIKGRYIIRFEAREVADILALDDGREDERAFEAVRRVSEINQGIYNRFVSPAVRAVSNEASAQWLRQLNPARLERTLISPLNPWLGWLKPAAEYVRAHRQPVSADNPLWRLQEQWSSWMTQSLDRYRDLRDAATEHCFKAVYESPWLASVVGVQPAREARAARCDSWNKQERLQLKRQVLDPAYESGSLADGFVRLLTYVAIGRGIIDERPFNAIRRIMRDIRHEYPLTLMELKDIARKQVFLVRLDEARALAGLPKLLPEEHRRRQAWQLAHELLALSGDIAPEQQLRLDQAAHALQLDTRAPAAPAILPPAEPAIAAASTVPAAAPAAKASAPAKKAAPPRKPAAKAPAKPTAGKPSAAAAKPAPAAKPASSKPAAAKPAPGKPPAAKTAKAPAGKASVAKAPAAKTPAARKPAAGKDAAKPKTPSN; from the coding sequence ATGTGGTCGCAAACAGCCGTCTGGTCCAAGCTCTTCTCCTCCAACCCGGTCGCCGACTACTGGCGCGACGCCTGCGAGCGCAGCATCCTCTACTGGGACGTGCTGCATGACCGCGGCGCGGACTATCTGCAACACGTGCAAAGCGGCAAGCCGCCGGTCTTGGTGTTCGACTACAAAATCATCCTGGACGGCCGCAGCCTGCCGGACCCGGCCAACTACGCGCTGGCAGCCATCCTGCCGCCGGCCGGCTGCCCGGCCACCAATCCGGCGCTGCGCCCCTTCGTGGTGATAGACCCGCGCGCCGGCCACGGCCCCGGCATCGGCGGCTTCAAGATGGACAGCGAAATCGGCATCGCGCTGCAACAGGGCCACCCCTGCTACTTCATCATGTTCTTCCCCCAGCCGGTGCCCAGCCAGACCATAGAAAGCGTCAGCCGCGCCGAATACGTCTTCCTCGGCAAGGTCAGGGAACTGCACCCGGACAGCGACGGCAAGCCCTTCGTCATCGGCAACTGCCAGGGCGGCTGGGCGCTGGCCATGCTGGCCTCGGTGGCGCCGGAGCTGTGCGGCCCCATCCTGCTGGCCGGCACCCCGCTGTCCTACTGGGCCGGCGTCACCGGCAAATACCCGATGCGCTACTCCGGCGGCATGCTGGGCGGCACCTGGACCGCCTCCCTGGCCGGCGATCTGGGCAACGGCAAGTTCGACGGCGCCCATCTGGTCAACAACTTTGAAAAGCTGGACCCGGCCAACACCCTGTGGAAGAAGCCCTACAATCTGTACGCCAAGGTGGACACCGAGCGCGAACGCTATCTGGGCTTTGAACGCTGGTGGGGCGGCCACTACCTGCTGAACAAGCAGGAAATGGAATGGATTTCCCAGCAGCTCTTCGTGGGCAACCACCTGGTGGAAGGCAAGATCGTCAGCAGCGACCAGCACCGCGTGGACATGCGCAACATCCGCTCCCCCATCATCGTGTTCGCCTCCTGGGGCGACAACATCACCCCGCCGCAACAGGCGCTGAACTGGATACCGGACCTGTACGACAACGCGGAAGACATCCGCGACAACGAACAAACCATCATTTACTGCCTGCACAACAAGGTGGGCCACCTGGGCATCTTCGTCTCCGCCGGCATCGCCAACCGCGAGCACAGCGAGTTCGCCAGCGCGCTGGACCTGATCGACGTGCTGGCCCCCGGCCTGTACGAGGCCGTCATCGAAGACGTGGCCCCCAACACCCCCGGCCAGGAATACATCAAGGGCCGCTACATCATCCGTTTCGAAGCCCGCGAAGTGGCCGACATCCTGGCGCTGGACGACGGCCGCGAAGACGAACGCGCCTTTGAAGCGGTGCGCCGCGTCTCCGAAATCAACCAGGGCATTTACAACCGCTTCGTTTCCCCGGCCGTGCGCGCCGTCAGCAACGAAGCCAGCGCCCAATGGCTGCGCCAGCTCAACCCGGCGCGGCTGGAACGCACGCTGATCTCCCCGCTCAATCCCTGGCTCGGCTGGCTCAAACCCGCCGCGGAATACGTGCGCGCCCACCGCCAGCCGGTGAGCGCGGACAACCCCTTGTGGCGGTTGCAAGAACAGTGGTCTAGCTGGATGACGCAAAGCCTGGACCGCTACCGCGACCTGCGCGACGCCGCCACCGAACACTGCTTCAAAGCCGTGTACGAATCCCCGTGGCTGGCCTCCGTCGTGGGCGTGCAGCCCGCGCGCGAAGCCCGCGCCGCCCGCTGCGACAGCTGGAACAAACAGGAAAGGCTGCAACTCAAGCGCCAGGTGCTGGACCCCGCTTACGAAAGCGGCTCCCTGGCCGACGGCTTCGTGCGCTTGCTCACCTATGTGGCGATTGGCCGCGGCATCATAGACGAGCGCCCGTTCAACGCCATCCGCCGCATCATGCGCGACATCCGCCACGAATACCCGCTGACCCTGATGGAGCTGAAAGACATCGCCCGCAAGCAGGTTTTCCTGGTGCGGCTGGACGAAGCCCGCGCGCTGGCCGGCCTGCCCAAGCTGCTGCCGGAAGAACACCGCCGCCGCCAGGCCTGGCAGCTGGCGCATGAACTGCTGGCGCTCAGCGGCGACATCGCCCCGGAACAACAGCTCAGGCTGGACCAAGCGGCCCACGCGCTGCAACTGGACACCCGCGCGCCGGCGGCGCCGGCCATCCTGCCGCCCGCCGAGCCGGCCATAGCGGCAGCCTCAACCGTTCCCGCCGCGGCCCCCGCCGCCAAGGCCAGCGCGCCCGCCAAGAAAGCGGCGCCGCCGCGCAAGCCGGCCGCCAAAGCCCCGGCCAAGCCCACCGCCGGCAAGCCCAGCGCCGCTGCCGCCAAACCCGCTCCGGCCGCCAAACCCGCCAGCAGCAAACCGGCCGCGGCCAAGCCGGCGCCCGGCAAACCCCCGGCGGCCAAAACCGCCAAAGCGCCAGCGGGCAAAGCCAGCGTGGCCAAAGCCCCCGCAGCCAAAACCCCGGCCGCGCGCAAACCCGCCGCCGGCAAGGACGCGGCCAAGCCCAAAACGCCGAGCAACTAA
- a CDS encoding sarcosine oxidase subunit alpha family protein, whose protein sequence is MSGYRIHRPGERIDRNRPLAFTLERAAYHGFAGDTLASALLANGVRLLGRSFKYGRPRGIVGFGAEEPNALIQLESGALSTPDLKATQVELYQGLQAFSGLGDASWGMRLKGALGRLERFMPPGFYYKTFMQPAGAWPFYERRIREAAGYGQAPRLPDPEHYDHLHHHVDLLVVGGGAAGLWAATLAGRAGLKTLLLDEQAEMGGWLLSERRLRIDGLEAMEWTQQRLQELAALPNVQRLPRATVFALHEGNLALAVELLQDHLPPSERDPARPRQRLHKIRAGQLVLASGAIERPLVFGNNDLPGVMTAAAGHSYLNRYGVAVGRRLLLQTQNDAAYDAALELALAGAAVTLADARPAGAAAWRSRAAQNAGVELLAGYGIARVNGGAGVGGADLVKLAADGRSVAGKGPRLELDGVLSSGGLSATVHLFCHNGGRPLWRPDRLSFVCPDAGRPGVVCVGAVTGRWELGEALAQCHAAMLAQLGWGSQRGLGAAPRVEAEEVAAPREIFRLPDGRREGVGAKAFVDFQNDVAAADIHLAVRENYRSIEHVKRYTALGFGTDQGKLSNVNGFAIAAEALGKPIAEVGTTTYRPAYTPVSFGALAGAHVGETFDPRRYTAMHDSHTARGAEYELVGQWLRPWYFPWPGEDLHAAVRRECRAARQGVAVMDASTLGKIDVRGPDAREFLGRVYSNAWSKLEPGKCRYGLMLDENGMVMDDGVTACLADDHFHMTTTTGGAARVYSWLERWHQTEWPELKVRFSSITDHWATTALVGPQSREVLRKLCTDIDLDPQTFRFMEGRVGTVAGVPARVFRISFSGELAYEINVDAGYGRYLWEEAMRAGAEFGITPYGTEAMHVLRAEKGFIIVGQDSDGSMSPNDLAMGWAVGMKKPFSFLGRRSLLRADTAGAGRKQLVGLLTEDPRLVLPEGAQILNDGKDAAPAAMQGHVTSSYHSECLGRSIAMAVLKDGVRREGDTVHVWWQGHSAPARVASAVFVDKEGERQHV, encoded by the coding sequence GTGAGCGGCTATCGCATCCATCGTCCCGGCGAGCGCATCGACCGCAATCGGCCGCTGGCCTTCACCCTGGAGCGCGCGGCCTATCACGGCTTCGCCGGCGACACCCTGGCCTCGGCGCTGCTGGCCAACGGCGTGCGGCTATTGGGCCGCAGCTTCAAGTACGGCCGGCCGCGCGGCATCGTCGGGTTTGGCGCGGAAGAGCCCAACGCCTTGATCCAGCTGGAAAGTGGCGCCTTGAGCACGCCGGATCTCAAAGCCACCCAGGTGGAGCTGTATCAAGGCTTGCAGGCCTTCAGCGGCTTGGGGGACGCGTCCTGGGGCATGCGGCTCAAGGGCGCGTTGGGCCGGCTGGAGCGTTTCATGCCGCCGGGTTTTTATTACAAGACCTTCATGCAGCCGGCGGGGGCCTGGCCGTTTTACGAGCGCCGCATCCGCGAAGCCGCCGGTTACGGCCAAGCGCCGCGGCTGCCGGACCCGGAGCATTACGATCATCTGCACCACCATGTGGACCTGCTGGTGGTGGGCGGCGGCGCGGCCGGCTTGTGGGCGGCCACGCTGGCGGGGCGCGCCGGCCTGAAAACGCTGCTGCTGGACGAACAGGCGGAGATGGGCGGCTGGCTGCTGAGCGAGCGCCGGCTGCGCATCGACGGCCTGGAGGCGATGGAATGGACGCAGCAGCGCTTGCAGGAGCTGGCGGCGCTGCCCAATGTCCAGCGCTTGCCGCGCGCCACCGTCTTCGCCTTGCATGAGGGCAATCTGGCCTTGGCGGTGGAGTTGTTGCAGGACCACCTGCCGCCGTCCGAGCGCGATCCGGCCCGGCCGCGCCAGCGCCTGCACAAGATACGCGCGGGCCAACTGGTCTTGGCCAGCGGCGCCATCGAACGGCCGCTGGTGTTCGGCAACAACGATCTGCCCGGGGTGATGACCGCCGCCGCCGGCCACAGTTATTTGAACCGTTACGGCGTGGCGGTGGGGCGCCGGCTGCTGCTGCAGACCCAGAACGACGCCGCCTACGACGCGGCGCTGGAGCTGGCCTTGGCCGGGGCGGCGGTGACGCTGGCCGATGCTCGCCCAGCCGGCGCGGCGGCCTGGCGCAGCCGCGCCGCGCAGAATGCCGGCGTGGAGTTGCTGGCCGGTTACGGCATCGCCCGGGTGAACGGCGGCGCCGGCGTCGGCGGCGCGGACTTGGTGAAGCTGGCCGCGGATGGCCGGAGCGTGGCCGGCAAGGGGCCGCGGCTGGAGCTGGACGGCGTGCTCTCCTCCGGCGGGCTCAGCGCCACCGTGCATCTGTTCTGCCACAACGGCGGCCGTCCGCTGTGGCGTCCGGACCGTCTGTCCTTCGTTTGCCCGGACGCGGGCCGGCCCGGCGTCGTCTGCGTGGGCGCGGTCACCGGGCGCTGGGAGCTGGGCGAGGCCCTGGCCCAATGCCATGCCGCCATGCTGGCCCAGCTTGGCTGGGGAAGCCAGCGCGGTCTGGGCGCCGCGCCGCGGGTGGAGGCGGAGGAGGTGGCCGCGCCGCGTGAAATCTTCCGCTTGCCGGACGGGCGGCGCGAAGGCGTCGGCGCCAAGGCCTTCGTCGATTTCCAGAACGACGTGGCCGCCGCCGACATCCATCTGGCGGTGCGCGAAAACTACCGCTCCATCGAGCACGTCAAGCGCTACACCGCGCTGGGCTTCGGCACCGATCAGGGCAAGCTGTCCAACGTCAACGGCTTCGCCATCGCCGCCGAGGCGCTGGGCAAGCCCATCGCCGAGGTGGGCACCACTACCTACCGGCCGGCCTACACCCCGGTTAGCTTTGGCGCGCTGGCCGGCGCCCATGTCGGCGAGACCTTCGACCCGCGCCGCTACACCGCCATGCACGACAGCCATACCGCGCGCGGCGCCGAATACGAGCTGGTGGGGCAGTGGCTGCGGCCCTGGTATTTCCCGTGGCCGGGCGAGGACCTGCACGCGGCGGTGCGCCGCGAATGCCGCGCCGCCCGCCAGGGAGTGGCGGTGATGGACGCCTCCACCCTGGGCAAGATCGATGTGCGCGGCCCGGACGCGCGCGAGTTTCTGGGCCGCGTCTACAGCAACGCTTGGAGCAAGCTGGAGCCGGGCAAATGCCGCTACGGGCTGATGCTGGACGAAAACGGCATGGTGATGGACGACGGCGTCACCGCCTGCCTGGCGGACGACCATTTCCACATGACCACCACCACCGGCGGCGCGGCCCGGGTTTACAGCTGGCTGGAGCGCTGGCACCAGACCGAATGGCCGGAACTCAAGGTGCGTTTCAGCTCCATCACCGATCACTGGGCCACCACGGCGCTGGTGGGCCCGCAAAGCCGGGAGGTGCTGCGCAAGCTGTGCACGGATATTGATCTCGACCCTCAGACCTTCCGGTTCATGGAGGGCCGCGTCGGCACCGTGGCCGGCGTGCCGGCGCGGGTGTTCCGCATCAGTTTCTCCGGCGAACTGGCTTATGAGATCAATGTGGACGCCGGCTACGGCCGTTATCTGTGGGAGGAGGCGATGCGGGCCGGGGCCGAGTTCGGCATCACGCCCTACGGCACCGAGGCCATGCACGTCTTGCGCGCCGAGAAGGGCTTCATCATCGTCGGCCAGGACAGCGACGGCTCGATGAGCCCCAACGATCTGGCCATGGGCTGGGCGGTGGGCATGAAAAAGCCGTTCAGCTTCCTCGGCCGCCGCTCCTTGCTGCGCGCCGACACCGCCGGCGCGGGCCGCAAGCAGTTGGTGGGCCTGCTGACGGAGGACCCGCGGCTGGTGTTGCCGGAAGGCGCGCAAATCCTCAACGACGGCAAGGACGCCGCGCCGGCGGCGATGCAGGGCCATGTCACCTCCAGCTACCACAGCGAATGCCTGGGCCGCTCCATCGCCATGGCGGTGTTGAAGGACGGCGTCCGCCGCGAAGGCGACACCGTGCACGTGTGGTGGCAGGGCCATAGCGCGCCGGCGCGGGTGGCGTCCGCAGTCTTCGTCGACAAGGAAGGAGAGCGTCAGCATGTCTGA
- a CDS encoding dipeptidase, whose product MDLHADALVIDGLIIAKWARPVFEDMRRGGLSAANCTVSVWEGFQDTVNNIAEMKGLIREHGDLLTLVRGVEDIRRAKAEGRTGVILGFQNAHAFEDRLESVEAFADMGVRVVQLCYNTQNLIGTGCYERDGGLSGFGREVIAEMNRVGIMVDLSHVGGLTSREAVLESKKPVCYSHCLPSGLKPHPRNKSDEELRFIADHGGFIGVTMFPPFLRRGIEATVDDYVEAMDYVIALVGEDCVGYGTDFTQGYDQGFFDWITHDKGRYRRLTDFGTILNPEGIRTIGETPNLTAAMQRAGWPERKIRKVLGENWLRVFGEVWGA is encoded by the coding sequence ATGGATTTGCACGCAGACGCGCTGGTGATAGACGGACTGATCATCGCCAAATGGGCGCGGCCGGTGTTCGAGGACATGCGCCGCGGCGGCTTGAGCGCCGCCAATTGCACCGTGTCGGTGTGGGAGGGCTTTCAGGACACCGTGAACAATATCGCCGAGATGAAAGGGCTGATTCGCGAGCATGGCGATCTCTTGACCCTGGTGCGCGGCGTCGAGGATATCCGCCGCGCCAAGGCGGAGGGCCGCACCGGCGTCATCCTGGGTTTTCAGAACGCCCACGCCTTCGAGGACAGGCTGGAGTCCGTCGAAGCCTTCGCCGACATGGGCGTGCGCGTGGTGCAGCTGTGCTACAACACGCAAAACCTGATCGGCACCGGCTGTTACGAACGCGACGGCGGCCTGTCCGGCTTCGGCCGCGAAGTCATTGCGGAAATGAACCGCGTCGGCATCATGGTGGACCTGTCCCATGTGGGCGGCCTGACTTCGCGCGAAGCCGTTCTGGAATCGAAAAAGCCGGTCTGTTACTCCCATTGCCTGCCCTCGGGCCTCAAGCCGCATCCGCGCAACAAGAGCGACGAGGAGTTGCGCTTCATCGCGGATCACGGCGGCTTCATCGGCGTCACCATGTTTCCGCCCTTTCTGCGCCGCGGCATCGAAGCCACCGTGGACGACTACGTGGAAGCAATGGATTACGTGATTGCGCTGGTGGGCGAAGACTGCGTCGGCTACGGCACCGACTTCACCCAGGGCTACGATCAGGGCTTCTTCGACTGGATCACCCACGACAAAGGCCGGTATCGCCGGCTGACCGATTTCGGCACCATCCTCAACCCGGAAGGCATTCGCACCATAGGCGAAACGCCCAATCTGACCGCGGCGATGCAGCGGGCCGGCTGGCCTGAGCGCAAGATCCGCAAAGTGCTGGGCGAGAACTGGTTGCGGGTGTTTGGCGAGGTATGGGGGGCTTAG
- a CDS encoding sarcosine oxidase subunit gamma, translated as MSESTFKPVLESPLRHLDLPEAAEARCADGRVWGNEAPNLGYALLRGDGAEAGFFELTARITGLEPPRRPKTLSQGEGGALLWLSPDEWLLISRRQCLAGWLPALERGFAELRLFAQALDVSGGFTAVYLCGEPHLAVLRHLGGYDFEALRPGQGVGTLLGKAAVQVLRLDGDGVFVVCRRSFADYVWLLLRRAARPYGFAVCELPEDAGHPLWAQLARPALAAVLSESS; from the coding sequence ATGTCTGAATCCACATTCAAGCCTGTGCTGGAATCGCCCTTGCGGCATCTGGATTTGCCGGAAGCGGCCGAAGCGCGCTGCGCCGACGGCCGCGTCTGGGGCAATGAAGCGCCCAATCTGGGCTACGCGCTGCTGCGCGGCGACGGCGCCGAGGCCGGGTTTTTCGAGCTGACGGCGCGGATCACCGGGCTGGAGCCGCCGCGCCGGCCCAAGACCTTGAGCCAGGGGGAGGGCGGCGCGCTGCTGTGGCTGTCGCCGGACGAATGGCTGCTGATCAGCCGCCGCCAGTGCCTGGCCGGCTGGCTGCCGGCGCTGGAGCGGGGCTTCGCCGAGCTGCGCCTGTTCGCCCAGGCGCTGGACGTCAGCGGCGGCTTCACCGCCGTCTACCTGTGCGGCGAGCCGCACCTGGCCGTGCTGCGCCACCTGGGCGGCTACGATTTCGAAGCGCTGCGTCCCGGCCAGGGCGTCGGCACCTTGCTGGGCAAGGCGGCGGTTCAAGTGCTGCGTCTGGACGGCGACGGCGTGTTCGTGGTCTGCCGCCGCAGCTTTGCCGACTACGTCTGGCTGCTGTTGCGGCGCGCGGCCCGGCCTTACGGCTTCGCGGTGTGCGAGCTGCCGGAAGACGCCGGCCATCCGCTGTGGGCGCAACTGGCGCGGCCGGCGCTGGCGGCGGTCCTGAGCGAGAGTTCTTAA
- a CDS encoding sarcosine oxidase subunit beta family protein, producing the protein MANRYSLWSLIRHGLGHHQGWQPAWRSPQPESSYDVIIVGGGGHGLATAYYLARMYGVRKVAVLEKGYLGGGNTARNTTIIRSNYLWDESSQLYEHALKLWEGLSQELNFNVMFSQRGVMNLGHSLQDMRDIERRVNANLLNGVDAEVLSPREIKERVPLIAIGGDVRYPILGASYQPRGGVARHDAVAWGFARAASKLGVDIIEECEVTGLLIEGGRVRGVRTGRGEIRADKVGCVAAGNSSTLARMAGLRLPLESHPLQAFVSESLKPCLDTVVMSGAVHGYISQSDKGELVIGAGIDSYLGYGQRGSPHVIEHTAAAIVELFPSFSRLRMNRQWGGIVDVSPDACPIIGKTRIQGLYFNCGWGTGGFKATPGSGHVFAHTIAHDQPHPLNAAFSLERFASGRLIDEHGAAAVAH; encoded by the coding sequence ATGGCAAACCGATATTCGCTGTGGAGCCTGATCCGGCACGGGCTTGGGCATCACCAGGGCTGGCAGCCGGCCTGGCGCAGTCCGCAGCCGGAAAGCAGCTACGACGTCATCATCGTCGGCGGCGGCGGCCACGGCCTGGCCACCGCCTATTACCTGGCCCGCATGTACGGCGTCCGCAAGGTGGCGGTGCTGGAAAAAGGCTATTTGGGCGGCGGCAACACCGCGCGCAACACCACCATCATCCGCTCCAACTATCTGTGGGACGAGTCTTCGCAGCTGTACGAGCACGCGCTCAAGCTGTGGGAGGGCCTGTCCCAGGAACTGAACTTCAATGTGATGTTCAGCCAGCGCGGAGTGATGAACCTGGGCCACAGCCTGCAGGACATGCGCGACATCGAGCGCCGGGTCAACGCCAACCTGCTCAACGGCGTGGACGCCGAGGTGCTGTCCCCGCGGGAGATCAAGGAGCGGGTGCCCTTGATCGCCATCGGCGGCGACGTCCGCTATCCGATCCTGGGCGCCAGCTATCAGCCGCGCGGCGGGGTGGCGCGCCATGACGCGGTGGCCTGGGGCTTCGCCCGCGCCGCCAGCAAATTGGGCGTGGACATCATCGAGGAATGCGAGGTGACCGGCTTGTTGATCGAGGGCGGCCGGGTGCGGGGGGTGCGAACCGGGCGCGGCGAGATCCGCGCCGACAAGGTGGGCTGCGTGGCCGCCGGCAACAGTTCCACGCTGGCGCGGATGGCCGGCTTGCGGCTGCCGCTGGAAAGCCATCCCTTGCAGGCCTTTGTGTCCGAATCGCTGAAACCCTGCCTGGACACGGTGGTGATGTCCGGCGCGGTGCACGGCTACATCAGCCAGTCGGACAAGGGCGAACTGGTGATAGGCGCGGGCATAGACAGCTATCTGGGTTACGGCCAGCGCGGCAGCCCGCATGTGATCGAGCACACGGCGGCGGCCATCGTCGAGCTGTTTCCGTCCTTCTCGCGGCTGCGGATGAACCGGCAGTGGGGCGGCATCGTGGACGTGTCGCCGGACGCCTGCCCCATCATCGGCAAGACCCGGATCCAGGGCCTGTATTTCAACTGCGGCTGGGGCACCGGCGGCTTCAAGGCCACGCCGGGTTCCGGCCACGTATTCGCCCACACCATCGCTCATGACCAGCCGCATCCGCTGAACGCGGCTTTTTCGCTGGAGCGCTTCGCCTCCGGCCGCTTGATAGACGAACACGGCGCCGCCGCCGTGGCGCATTGA
- a CDS encoding sarcosine oxidase subunit delta, with product MLLIHCPHCGEAREEEEFDYAGEAFIVRPAAPEQVDDEAWGDYLFCRKNPRGWHWEQWQHAAGCRKVFAVRRHTVSYEIAGSWTLAEGKARYLQEDQT from the coding sequence ATGCTGCTGATTCATTGCCCGCATTGCGGGGAGGCGCGGGAAGAGGAGGAGTTCGACTACGCCGGGGAGGCCTTCATCGTCCGCCCGGCGGCGCCGGAGCAGGTGGACGACGAGGCCTGGGGCGATTACCTGTTCTGCCGCAAGAACCCGCGCGGCTGGCATTGGGAGCAATGGCAGCACGCCGCCGGCTGCCGCAAGGTGTTCGCCGTCCGGCGTCACACCGTCAGCTACGAGATCGCCGGCAGCTGGACGCTGGCCGAGGGCAAGGCCCGTTATTTGCAGGAGGATCAGACGTGA